One Callospermophilus lateralis isolate mCalLat2 chromosome 13, mCalLat2.hap1, whole genome shotgun sequence genomic window, AAAAATGCCAAACCCAAAGCAACTGGGCATCAAAAATAAAGGAAGAATAGAGGTGTCGGATCAAAAGCTGAACGCAATAGTTCAAAGTTAACAGTTTCCAAACCATATGTATCCaccctgtgtttttttttattcctgtttGTCAAATCCCTGCTGTAACTCTGATTTATCCTTAATTTTCACATTGGCAAAAATTAAGATAAAGTAAGGCACCAAAAATCGCCCTGTATACCACCTCCCTAAAAGCCTCATCCCCCATCACAGGCAACTTGCAGGGAATACCCTCTCCGAAGAGTGTCAATTGCTGCCCCTAGTCAGGTGTTTCATTCGGTTCCATCCTATTTTTATCTGTCACACACAGACTGTTAAATGCAAATACTTAACAGCACTATGAAGCCATTTATCTAGCTCCCTGTCTTCAGTcttttattcagaaaaaaaaaaatactgtatcaTGTGGAAGAAGCAGACATCTTTTGCTGGTTATATTGATTTGCTTACCAAATAGCTACCTAATGAATTGGCAAACAAGTTGAACTCTCTTAGCTAGTAGTGACAGGCTTCTTGGGGGGCCATGGAACTATCACAAGGGCAGGTTGTCCCCCAATCTAACCTACTGGTCTTTTTCTGTAAGAAAACTAAGATAAACTTTTAAGCGTTAAGTCAACTGTTTCCTTGGTTGAATCACCGCATTTATAAGTAGCTTGCTGATGCCTACTATACAGATGTTTTATGCAATCTGCTCTCCAGGCATTAAAACGACACGGTATGTTCATGGCATAATTTTATCAGTTGTACAAAACTATAAAAtccattcaaaataaaatttatgagaGCTAACTGATCATGCTGCGCATGCTTCCAAGTTTCGGTGAAAAGATGGTTTATATTTTACTTCCTTTGCTGCAGCACAGTTTGTTGCTTGGTGAAGGCTCCTTTTTCCTTAAAGACTTTTTCCAGGACTCGCTTACATTGTTTTTTTCATTATATCCAGTCTCGAAATAATCATAAAATTGGCCTTTGCACTCAAGATCGAGGTCATTTTCCACAGGTTCATGGCTGAGGGGGTCACCTTCTCTGTTGGTGTTGTTCGCTTTCTCCTCACTTAACCTGGCCTTTTCCTGAACGCCAAGTGACCTGACATTAGTGACAAAGATTTCATTGGCAGGTATCTGGCCATCACTCTTGTAAATGGCTGCCCCGCCTACATCAAAATCCACCTGATGGGAACAACTCGGCAAAGGCAgagggggagaggaagaggaagaagaggaggaggaggaggaggaggcactTCCCACATTTGCATTGACAGAAAGGGGTAAATTCAGGTAGTGACCACCGCACTCTTGGTAAAAGCAGCAGGCATGAAACTTTTCACACTCCTCTTTGGCCATCCGTGGTCGTTTTCGGTAAGGACAGTCTTGAGCCATAAACCACTCCTGGGCAGAGGCGCCACTGAAGGAGCAGGCGGGAAAGCACCAGTTATTCTGCATGATGATTTCTCCATGAATCCTTTTCATCAAGTTGTTT contains:
- the Sertad4 gene encoding SERTA domain-containing protein 4 gives rise to the protein MTLVLSMNRFCEPIVSEGAAEIAGYQTLWEADSYRGPSPPGPAQAPLQGDRGAGPPLAGSHYRGISNPITTSKITYFKRKYVEEEDFHPPLSSCSHKTISIFEERAHILYMSLEKLKFIDDPEVYLRRSVLINNLMKRIHGEIIMQNNWCFPACSFSGASAQEWFMAQDCPYRKRPRMAKEECEKFHACCFYQECGGHYLNLPLSVNANVGSASSSSSSSSSSSSPPLPLPSCSHQVDFDVGGAAIYKSDGQIPANEIFVTNVRSLGVQEKARLSEEKANNTNREGDPLSHEPVENDLDLECKGQFYDYFETGYNEKNNVSESWKKSLRKKEPSPSNKLCCSKGSKI